CCGACAGCACCACCACCACCGCGCTGCAGGAAGTGCGGCGGGTGGTGCGCGAGCGCGGCCTGGCCCTGCAATTCGCCGAGCTGGCGCCGTTCTACGCCCAGCCGGAGTACGTCGAGGCCCTGGTGGAGAGCGCCAAACCTTATATCGAGCAGGACTTCGACCACCTGCTGCTGAGCTTCCACGGCCTGCCGGAGCGCCACCTGCACAAGCTGGACCCCACCGGCCACTGCCTGAAAGGCGCCGATTGCTGCAAGAACGCCTCGCCGCAGGTGCTCGCCAACTGCTATCGCGCCCAGTGCCTGCGCAGCGCCGAACTGTTCGCCGAGCGCGCCGGGCTGCCGGCCGGCAAGTGGTCGGTGGCCTTCCAGTCGCGCCTGGGCCGCGCCAAGTGGATCGAGCCCTACACCGAGGCGCGCCTCGACGAGCTGGCCAAGGCCGGGGTGAAGAAGCTGCTGGTGATGTGCCCGGCCTTCGTCGCCGACTGCATCGAGACCCTGGAGGAAATCGGCGACCGCGGCCGCGAGCAGTTCCGCGAGGCGGGCGGCGAGGATTTGGTGCTGGTGCCCTGCCTGAACGACCACCCGCAGTGGGTGCAGGCGCTCAAGGTGCTGTGCGAGCGGGCGCCGCAGCAGCTGTGAAGACAACGTGGCTGCGGCCCCGTTCGCATGAGTGGCGCAGCCGTCAGGCCGGGAAGTGCAGGCGGAAGGTGGTGCCGTCGCCATCGCTGCTGACGCTGACCTGACCACCGTGCGCCTGCATGATCGAACGCACGATCGCCAGGCCCAGGCCGCCGGAGTCGCCCGGCTGATGGCGTGAAGGGTCGCAGCGGTAGAAGCGCTCGAACAG
This DNA window, taken from Pseudomonas alcaligenes, encodes the following:
- the hemH gene encoding ferrochelatase, which translates into the protein MTDHALLLLNLGSPASTEVADVRRYLNQFLMDPYVIDLPWPVRRLLVSLILLKRPAQSAHAYASIWWEEGSPLVVLSRRLQQAMAPHWPHGPVELAMRYGEPSIEKVLVGLAARGVKKVTLAPLYPQFADSTTTTALQEVRRVVRERGLALQFAELAPFYAQPEYVEALVESAKPYIEQDFDHLLLSFHGLPERHLHKLDPTGHCLKGADCCKNASPQVLANCYRAQCLRSAELFAERAGLPAGKWSVAFQSRLGRAKWIEPYTEARLDELAKAGVKKLLVMCPAFVADCIETLEEIGDRGREQFREAGGEDLVLVPCLNDHPQWVQALKVLCERAPQQL